In Alphaproteobacteria bacterium US3C007, one genomic interval encodes:
- the murI gene encoding glutamate racemase encodes MAIGIFDSGLGGLTVLDAIRKKLPALPLVYMGDNAMAPYGVRDAEDVYNLTTRAVERLWQEGCDLVILACNTASAAALRRIQEAGLPEHKRVLGVFVPLIEALTERQWGDNSPPRQVTVKNVALFATPATVASRAFQRELAFRAIGVDVEAQSCGGVVDAIEDGDLILAEALVRSHVQALMRKMPTPDAAILGCTHYPLMDTIFQNALGENVTVYSQAELVAESLQDYLYRHPDKLGHGSETKFLTTGEPGLVSDRATQFLRRKIIFEAA; translated from the coding sequence ATGGCAATAGGCATATTTGATTCCGGTCTGGGTGGTCTTACCGTGTTGGATGCAATCCGCAAGAAACTTCCCGCGCTTCCCTTGGTCTATATGGGTGATAATGCGATGGCGCCTTACGGGGTGCGCGATGCCGAGGATGTTTACAATTTGACAACGCGCGCGGTTGAAAGGCTCTGGCAAGAGGGCTGTGATTTGGTCATCTTGGCCTGCAATACGGCCTCAGCCGCGGCGCTTAGGCGTATACAAGAGGCCGGGTTGCCCGAACATAAGCGCGTTTTAGGGGTTTTTGTGCCTTTGATTGAGGCTTTGACTGAGCGTCAATGGGGGGATAATTCGCCTCCTCGACAGGTTACGGTTAAAAATGTCGCGCTGTTTGCAACGCCGGCCACGGTCGCAAGCCGGGCCTTCCAGCGCGAATTGGCCTTTCGAGCGATTGGTGTCGACGTAGAGGCGCAATCTTGTGGCGGCGTTGTTGATGCGATTGAAGATGGCGATCTGATCCTTGCCGAGGCGCTGGTGCGCAGCCATGTTCAAGCCTTGATGCGCAAAATGCCCACCCCGGATGCCGCGATTTTGGGCTGCACGCATTATCCTTTGATGGATACAATTTTCCAAAATGCACTCGGCGAAAATGTGACAGTATATTCACAAGCTGAGCTGGTGGCGGAGAGCCTGCAGGATTATCTGTATCGTCATCCCGATAAATTGGGCCATGGATCGGAAACAAAATTTTTAACCACGGGTGAACCTGGCCTTGTTTCAGATCGAGCGACGCAGTTTTTAAGGCGGAAAATAATTTTTGAAGCCGCTTGA
- the argC gene encoding N-acetyl-gamma-glutamyl-phosphate reductase, which yields MIYKIAIIGASGYTGAELIRLIASHPNLEIKALVANSKAGQSMRQVFPHLRHLDLPNLVTIDKVDFQGIDLCFCALPHQTSQDVIAKLPAFLKVIDLSADFRLRDPQAYEQWYNSKHLAPDLQPDAVYGLTEFYRADIRTARLVAGTGCNAATGQYILRPLIKDRVIDLDDIILDMKCAVSGAGRALKQNLLHAELSEGYNAYAVGGTHRHLGEFDQEFSELAGRPVHIQFTPHLMPVNRGILATAYVKGSAENVFQSLKASYENEPFIQMLDFGQTPSTHDVRGSNFVHIGVSGDRVEGRSIVIAALDNLTKGSSGQAVQNANLMLGLEETAGLMHVPLFP from the coding sequence ATGATATATAAAATCGCCATAATCGGGGCTTCAGGCTACACCGGAGCAGAGCTGATCAGATTGATCGCCTCGCATCCTAATCTTGAGATTAAAGCCCTTGTGGCCAATAGCAAGGCCGGGCAATCAATGCGTCAGGTCTTTCCGCATCTGCGCCATCTTGATTTACCTAACTTGGTGACAATCGACAAAGTTGATTTTCAAGGGATCGATTTATGCTTTTGCGCTTTGCCGCACCAGACCTCGCAAGATGTGATCGCAAAGCTGCCAGCCTTTTTGAAAGTGATTGATCTTAGCGCAGATTTTAGATTGCGCGATCCGCAGGCGTATGAGCAATGGTATAATAGTAAACATCTTGCACCTGATTTACAGCCAGATGCGGTGTATGGTTTGACTGAGTTTTATCGCGCAGATATACGCACCGCGCGCTTGGTGGCTGGAACCGGATGCAACGCGGCGACGGGGCAATATATTTTACGGCCTCTGATTAAAGACCGCGTGATCGATCTTGATGATATAATTTTGGATATGAAATGCGCCGTTTCGGGGGCTGGGCGCGCGCTAAAACAAAACCTGCTGCATGCTGAGTTGTCAGAGGGGTATAATGCTTATGCGGTTGGCGGCACGCACCGTCATCTGGGGGAGTTTGATCAGGAGTTTTCGGAATTGGCTGGTCGGCCCGTACACATTCAATTCACCCCGCATTTGATGCCTGTAAATCGGGGTATTCTTGCCACGGCCTATGTAAAAGGCTCTGCTGAAAATGTGTTCCAAAGTTTAAAGGCAAGTTATGAAAATGAACCCTTCATTCAGATGTTAGACTTTGGGCAAACGCCCAGCACGCATGATGTGCGTGGATCAAATTTCGTGCATATTGGCGTGTCAGGGGATCGGGTTGAAGGCCGCAGCATTGTTATTGCGGCGTTAGACAATCTTACCAAAGGCAGCAGCGGGCAGGCCGTTCAAAATGCCAATCTGATGTTGGGTTTGGAAGAAACAGCCGGCTTGATGCACGTACCGCTGTTTCCCTAG
- the ccmE gene encoding cytochrome c maturation protein CcmE — protein sequence MKSLKKTRRIQIIIISFLALALATALIGYAMRDGINFFKSPSEVLADPPDASETFRIGGLVEEGSLQRGVGSVISFNVTDGAAIVPVTYEGVLPDLFDENQGMIGTGKYIDNVFQAAEILAKHDENYMPKEVVDALKEQGVYQETSD from the coding sequence ATGAAAAGCTTGAAGAAGACGCGGCGTATTCAGATTATTATTATTTCTTTTTTGGCGCTTGCGCTTGCAACAGCTTTGATCGGCTATGCCATGCGCGATGGTATCAATTTCTTCAAATCCCCCAGTGAAGTTTTGGCGGATCCGCCAGATGCCAGCGAAACCTTCCGCATCGGTGGCTTGGTTGAGGAAGGATCATTGCAACGCGGGGTCGGCTCTGTGATTAGTTTTAACGTAACTGATGGCGCCGCTATCGTGCCCGTTACCTATGAAGGCGTTTTACCGGATTTATTTGATGAAAACCAGGGAATGATCGGCACAGGAAAATACATTGACAATGTCTTTCAAGCCGCTGAAATTTTGGCTAAACATGACGAAAACTACATGCCAAAAGAAGTTGTAGATGCCTTGAAAGAGCAGGGTGTCTATCAAGAAACTTCGGATTGA
- a CDS encoding heme lyase CcmF/NrfE family subunit, producing MISELGHFALTLAFFVACIQCVVPLIGAMTGRAALMALAAPAASAHFFLILGSFLALMHAFITSDFTVRLVALNSHSLKPMIYKISGVWGNHEGSMLLWVLILALFGACAGWFGNNLTQSFRARVLAVQGAISVAFLAFILLTSNPFLRLVVPPFDGQDLNPLLQDPGLAFHPPFLYLGYVGLSMAFSFAVAALLEGRVDAAWARWVRPWTLAAWIFLTIGIALGSWWAYYELGWGGFWFWDPVENASFMPWLLAAALLHSAIVVEKRESLKSWTILLAILAFGFSLIGTFIVRSGVLTSVHAFANDPERGVFILIILAIFIGGALTLFAARASAMQARGAFSMVSRETALVLNNILLAVSALVVFVGTIWPLLAEMMFDRKLSVGPPFFNLAFTPFMIALGIAMPIGAMIPWKRGVVMRPVKRLLPVFGLALAAAGLIWALQTGKSLQGPIGLFLGAWMVGGAITDLLSRLGKDRDYSRLLRLPRSDWGKSVAHSGLGVTMFAVAGLMVWQQEDIRIVAPGETWSVGAYTFTLQDVSNVNGPNYRAVRGDVALEHKGRFITKMHPEKRFYPVANMPTTEAAIDYRFLRDVYLVLGDQQENGAWTLRTYIKPLTNWIWAGALLMALGGGLSLTDRRFRVAAGARRKTPVSTVNAPAE from the coding sequence ATGATAAGTGAGCTTGGACATTTTGCACTGACCTTGGCATTTTTTGTCGCGTGTATTCAGTGCGTTGTGCCTTTAATCGGCGCAATGACGGGCCGCGCTGCCTTGATGGCGCTGGCCGCCCCCGCTGCTTCGGCCCATTTTTTTCTTATTCTAGGATCCTTTTTGGCTCTGATGCACGCATTCATCACCTCTGATTTCACGGTGCGCTTGGTGGCGCTGAATTCCCATTCGTTGAAGCCGATGATCTACAAGATTAGCGGTGTCTGGGGGAACCACGAAGGCTCAATGCTGTTATGGGTGCTTATTCTTGCCTTGTTTGGTGCTTGCGCGGGCTGGTTTGGAAACAATCTCACACAAAGCTTTCGGGCGCGGGTCTTGGCCGTTCAGGGCGCGATTAGCGTGGCATTTCTTGCGTTTATTTTGCTCACGTCAAATCCATTTTTGCGTTTGGTGGTGCCGCCGTTTGATGGGCAAGATTTGAACCCATTGCTGCAAGATCCCGGATTAGCGTTTCATCCGCCGTTTTTATATTTGGGCTATGTCGGTTTGAGTATGGCGTTTTCTTTCGCAGTTGCGGCGTTGCTTGAGGGGCGCGTGGATGCCGCTTGGGCGCGTTGGGTGCGCCCGTGGACATTGGCCGCTTGGATTTTCCTGACCATTGGCATCGCTTTGGGCAGTTGGTGGGCCTATTATGAATTGGGCTGGGGAGGCTTTTGGTTTTGGGATCCAGTTGAAAATGCCTCTTTTATGCCATGGCTTCTGGCCGCTGCCTTATTGCATTCTGCGATTGTGGTGGAAAAGCGTGAAAGTTTGAAAAGCTGGACCATTCTTTTGGCCATTCTCGCGTTCGGATTTTCTCTAATTGGTACGTTTATTGTCCGCTCTGGCGTTTTGACATCGGTGCATGCTTTTGCAAATGACCCCGAGCGGGGTGTGTTTATCCTGATTATTTTGGCGATTTTCATCGGCGGGGCTTTAACCTTATTTGCCGCGCGCGCATCGGCCATGCAAGCGCGGGGTGCATTTTCCATGGTCAGCCGTGAAACCGCCTTGGTATTGAACAATATATTATTGGCCGTTTCGGCTTTGGTTGTGTTTGTCGGCACGATCTGGCCGCTCTTGGCAGAGATGATGTTTGATCGAAAACTCAGTGTTGGACCCCCGTTTTTCAACTTGGCGTTCACTCCTTTCATGATCGCTTTGGGCATCGCGATGCCGATTGGTGCAATGATTCCTTGGAAGCGGGGCGTTGTAATGCGCCCTGTCAAACGGCTTTTGCCCGTATTTGGTTTGGCCCTGGCCGCTGCAGGTTTGATTTGGGCGTTGCAAACCGGCAAGTCATTGCAGGGGCCAATTGGGTTGTTTCTGGGGGCGTGGATGGTCGGGGGCGCAATCACTGATCTTTTATCCCGCCTTGGAAAAGACCGCGATTACAGCCGGCTGTTGCGTTTACCGCGCTCGGATTGGGGCAAATCGGTCGCCCATAGCGGGCTGGGGGTAACGATGTTTGCTGTGGCTGGGCTTATGGTTTGGCAGCAAGAAGACATCCGCATCGTGGCGCCAGGTGAAACATGGTCGGTTGGAGCCTATACGTTTACATTACAAGATGTCAGCAATGTGAATGGGCCGAATTATCGCGCCGTTAGGGGAGATGTGGCGCTGGAACATAAGGGGCGGTTTATCACCAAGATGCATCCTGAAAAGCGCTTTTACCCGGTTGCCAATATGCCAACAACCGAAGCCGCGATTGACTATCGCTTCTTGCGCGATGTGTATTTGGTGCTTGGAGACCAGCAAGAAAATGGGGCGTGGACGCTGCGCACTTATATCAAGCCCCTGACCAATTGGATCTGGGCCGGTGCTTTATTGATGGCCCTTGGCGGCGGGCTTAGCTTAACGGATCGCCGTTTTCGCGTGGCCGCCGGGGCGCGCCGTAAAACGCCAGTTTCAACCGTAAATGCTCCGGCCGAATGA
- a CDS encoding cytochrome c-type biogenesis protein — protein MKLLYMLLAFSLWIGYAYAVEPDEILADPTLEARARVISKDLRCLVCQNESIDESNASLARDLRLLVRERLVLGESNEEVLDFVVTRYGEFALLRPQTKGFNVILWVAGPVMLLLALLIAFAYIRSRQAQVNGAASNALSVDEKERLDKILERTNLE, from the coding sequence ATGAAGCTGCTTTATATGCTTTTGGCGTTTTCGCTTTGGATCGGATACGCCTATGCGGTTGAGCCTGATGAAATTTTGGCCGACCCGACCCTAGAGGCGCGCGCGCGAGTTATTTCGAAAGATTTAAGGTGTTTGGTGTGCCAGAATGAAAGCATTGATGAAAGCAACGCGTCTTTGGCGCGCGATTTGCGGCTGTTGGTGCGGGAACGCTTGGTTTTGGGCGAAAGTAACGAAGAAGTGCTGGATTTTGTGGTTACGCGTTATGGGGAATTTGCTTTGCTGCGCCCCCAAACCAAAGGCTTTAACGTGATTTTATGGGTTGCGGGCCCGGTAATGCTTTTGCTCGCCTTGTTGATCGCTTTTGCCTATATTAGGAGCCGCCAAGCACAAGTGAACGGCGCGGCGTCCAACGCATTAAGCGTGGATGAAAAAGAGCGTTTAGATAAAATTTTAGAACGAACCAATTTGGAGTGA
- a CDS encoding enoyl-CoA hydratase-related protein, with protein MNYDTIEVHLSSEVACVSMNRPEVMNALNTQMRAEITDAYKRLAPQARVIVLTGRGKAFCSGQDLGDRANAAQLDLERTLRDEYEPMLRAIIECRIPTITALNGAAAGAGANLALASDVVIASKSSYFMQAFTKIGLIPDAGGTYLMPRTMGLAKAMGAALFAEKISAEQADEWGLIWESVADDAFEATWRARAEYLAKGPTLAYSHLKTALRASSENNLEAQLALEAKLQKECGNSRDFKEGVVAFLEKRTARFEGR; from the coding sequence ATGAATTATGACACGATTGAGGTTCATCTGTCCTCTGAGGTTGCTTGTGTTTCTATGAACCGTCCCGAGGTGATGAACGCGCTGAACACCCAAATGCGCGCCGAAATCACCGATGCGTATAAGCGTTTGGCCCCACAGGCGCGGGTGATCGTATTGACTGGGCGCGGAAAAGCGTTTTGTTCGGGGCAAGATTTGGGTGATCGGGCGAACGCCGCGCAACTGGACTTAGAGCGCACGCTTAGGGATGAATACGAACCGATGCTGCGCGCAATAATCGAATGTAGGATTCCCACAATAACTGCCTTGAACGGGGCCGCGGCGGGCGCAGGTGCAAATCTTGCCTTGGCGTCGGACGTGGTGATTGCCTCGAAATCTTCCTATTTCATGCAGGCCTTTACAAAAATTGGTCTCATTCCTGACGCGGGCGGAACCTACCTAATGCCGCGCACAATGGGTCTTGCCAAAGCCATGGGAGCGGCGTTGTTTGCCGAAAAAATATCTGCAGAGCAGGCGGATGAATGGGGTTTGATCTGGGAATCGGTTGCAGATGACGCGTTTGAAGCCACCTGGCGCGCGCGGGCGGAATATTTGGCCAAAGGGCCAACTTTGGCTTATTCTCATTTGAAAACTGCGCTGCGTGCCTCATCCGAGAATAATTTAGAGGCGCAACTGGCTTTAGAGGCAAAGCTTCAAAAAGAATGCGGAAATAGCCGTGATTTCAAAGAAGGCGTTGTGGCCTTTCTGGAAAAACGAACCGCGCGTTTTGAAGGAAGATAA
- a CDS encoding SDR family oxidoreductase, with product MIDLVGKRIFVSGAGAGMGAAVALLSARAGAQVLATDKSDEGLLPLNKTGCAVAVLDVTDQDSVTRFFASQQPFDGIVNMAGWVHHGRLTDLSDEDWQRSFQINVDSMFYVLRAALPKMILAGGGSVVNMASLASSVKGFAYRAAYSASKAAVIGLTKSVAVDYMADNVRANAICPGTIESASLKKRIASLAEELGDESKARAWFVDRQPMKRLGQPDEIAKLILYLLSDDGAYATGQSFIIDGGTTA from the coding sequence ATGATAGATTTGGTGGGTAAAAGGATTTTTGTAAGCGGTGCAGGCGCGGGTATGGGCGCCGCCGTTGCTTTGCTTTCGGCGCGCGCGGGAGCTCAGGTTCTTGCTACTGATAAATCTGACGAAGGGCTTTTGCCTTTAAATAAAACAGGCTGCGCCGTCGCTGTTCTTGATGTGACGGATCAAGATTCGGTAACTCGTTTTTTTGCATCTCAACAGCCATTTGACGGGATTGTTAATATGGCAGGCTGGGTGCATCATGGACGTCTGACCGATTTAAGCGATGAAGATTGGCAAAGATCTTTTCAAATCAACGTTGATAGTATGTTTTATGTGTTGCGCGCCGCCCTGCCAAAAATGATTTTGGCAGGCGGAGGGTCCGTTGTGAATATGGCGTCTTTGGCCTCATCCGTGAAAGGGTTTGCCTATCGCGCTGCCTATAGCGCGTCAAAGGCCGCGGTGATCGGGCTGACAAAATCCGTTGCCGTGGATTATATGGCCGATAATGTGCGGGCAAATGCGATTTGTCCCGGAACGATCGAAAGCGCCTCATTGAAAAAAAGAATAGCCAGTTTGGCCGAAGAGTTGGGCGATGAAAGTAAGGCCCGGGCTTGGTTCGTGGACCGCCAACCCATGAAACGATTGGGTCAACCTGATGAGATCGCAAAGTTAATTCTCTATCTATTATCTGATGATGGTGCTTACGCGACAGGGCAATCGTTTATCATTGATGGTGGCACCACCGCCTAG
- a CDS encoding DUF1772 domain-containing protein gives MDLLDVALIFSILSCSLVGGFIFTYAIVVMPGLSSLSDKDFLRAFQVTDAIIQDNQPLFMFTWVGSMVAMFMMIVVSSVRVELAEAWPIVLISVAYLVGVQGITAAFHIPLNNHIQNLIIEDLNDETLADERLKFEAKWNFFNYIRTGIALSVSFLLLIILSLR, from the coding sequence ATGGACTTGTTGGATGTAGCGTTAATCTTTTCTATCTTATCCTGCAGTTTAGTAGGCGGATTCATTTTCACATATGCAATTGTTGTGATGCCTGGTTTATCCAGCCTTAGTGACAAAGATTTTTTAAGAGCGTTTCAGGTGACGGACGCTATAATACAAGACAACCAGCCGCTATTCATGTTCACTTGGGTAGGGTCTATGGTGGCAATGTTTATGATGATTGTCGTTTCATCTGTACGTGTTGAACTAGCAGAAGCATGGCCAATTGTTCTAATCAGTGTTGCATATCTGGTGGGGGTGCAAGGCATAACTGCGGCATTCCATATTCCCTTAAACAACCATATACAAAACCTTATAATCGAAGATTTGAATGATGAAACCTTGGCTGATGAACGCTTGAAATTTGAAGCAAAGTGGAATTTCTTTAATTACATCCGAACAGGAATAGCCCTTTCTGTCAGCTTTTTACTGCTCATAATATTAAGTTTGCGCTAA
- the guaA gene encoding glutamine-hydrolyzing GMP synthase: MEHQHHERLLIIDFGSQVTQLIARRLRELNVYCEIHPYQNISDAFLSAFAPRAVIFSGGPASVFDAGAPRPPLSVYELGVPILGICYGQQVMMDMLGGRVERGHKTAEFGRAYVSQTGDELDLLQGWFAQEREQVWMSHGDHVSAIAPGFSVYGTSPNAPFAITANLEKQFYAVQFHPEVHHTPNGAMLYENFVKIAGFSGDWTMGAYREQALEAIRKQVGDKKVICGLSGGVDSSVAAVLIHEAIGDQLTCVFVDHGLLRKEEATEVVAMFRDHYNMPFIHAQESELFLGALDGQSDPETKRKIIGGLFIDVFQKYADQIEGAEFLAQGTLYPDVIESVSFSGGPSVTIKSHHNVGGLPEKMGLKLVEPLRELFKDEVRALGRELGLPDSFIGRHPFPGPGLAIRCPGEITRAKLDILREADAVYIDQIRKHGLYDHIWQAFVAILPVRTVGVMGDGRTYDYACALRAVTSVDGMTADYYPFSHEFLGETATRIINEVEGINRVTYDITSKPPGTIEWE; encoded by the coding sequence ATGGAACACCAGCATCACGAACGCCTGTTAATCATCGACTTTGGCAGTCAGGTAACGCAATTGATTGCCCGCCGCTTGCGCGAGTTAAACGTCTATTGTGAAATTCACCCATATCAAAATATCTCAGACGCCTTTTTAAGTGCCTTTGCACCGCGTGCCGTGATATTTTCTGGGGGGCCAGCCTCGGTCTTTGATGCGGGGGCTCCGCGTCCACCACTTTCTGTCTATGAGCTTGGAGTGCCCATTTTGGGAATATGTTATGGCCAGCAGGTTATGATGGATATGTTGGGTGGTAGGGTCGAGCGCGGTCATAAAACGGCAGAATTTGGCCGCGCCTATGTGTCTCAAACAGGCGATGAGCTGGATCTATTACAGGGATGGTTTGCGCAAGAGCGCGAGCAAGTCTGGATGTCGCATGGGGATCATGTCAGCGCGATCGCTCCGGGGTTTAGCGTCTATGGAACCTCGCCAAACGCGCCATTTGCGATCACCGCAAATCTCGAGAAACAATTTTATGCGGTCCAGTTTCACCCAGAGGTACACCATACGCCAAACGGCGCTATGCTTTATGAAAATTTTGTAAAAATTGCTGGGTTTTCAGGCGATTGGACGATGGGCGCATATCGCGAACAAGCCTTGGAGGCGATCAGAAAGCAAGTTGGCGACAAAAAAGTGATTTGCGGATTATCTGGGGGTGTCGACAGTTCGGTGGCTGCCGTTTTGATCCATGAGGCGATTGGCGATCAGCTCACCTGCGTGTTCGTAGACCACGGCTTGCTGCGAAAAGAGGAAGCCACGGAGGTGGTTGCGATGTTTCGGGATCACTACAACATGCCCTTCATCCACGCCCAAGAATCCGAGCTGTTTCTTGGCGCGTTAGACGGGCAATCCGACCCTGAAACCAAGCGTAAAATCATTGGCGGCTTGTTTATCGACGTGTTTCAAAAATATGCAGATCAAATTGAGGGCGCAGAATTTTTAGCACAGGGCACGCTTTATCCGGATGTGATCGAATCTGTATCCTTTAGCGGTGGCCCATCGGTGACGATAAAATCACATCATAATGTTGGCGGACTTCCCGAGAAAATGGGCTTGAAACTTGTGGAACCGCTGAGAGAGCTATTTAAGGATGAGGTGCGCGCCCTGGGCCGCGAACTTGGATTGCCCGACAGCTTTATCGGGCGGCATCCCTTCCCAGGGCCCGGCCTGGCCATTCGCTGCCCTGGTGAGATCACCCGCGCTAAACTGGATATTCTAAGGGAAGCTGACGCGGTCTATATTGATCAAATTCGCAAACACGGCCTATATGATCACATCTGGCAGGCCTTCGTGGCGATTTTGCCAGTGCGCACGGTTGGTGTGATGGGGGATGGACGCACCTATGATTATGCCTGCGCGCTGCGTGCTGTCACCTCGGTGGATGGTATGACGGCTGATTATTATCCATTTTCTCATGAGTTTCTGGGCGAAACCGCAACGCGAATTATCAATGAGGTCGAAGGCATCAATCGGGTGACCTATGATATCACATCAAAGCCACCAGGAACGATTGAGTGGGAATGA
- a CDS encoding trimethylamine methyltransferase family protein, with protein MAELSTGRRSRGGGGAARRAERTSIKIETAKYIERNIPNFDLLSEEALEIIEANAELMLEEVGVNFVNNPAALERWRAAGASVEEERVRIPRGLAKKLCATAPNRFTQHARNSERNVEIGGKSLVCAPVYGPPFVRDLEGGRRYATIDDFKKFVKLGYMSKWLHHSGGTLCEPTDIPVNKRHLDMLLAHMTLSDKPFMGSVTEPSRAQDSVDMCSILFGDEFVQNNTVMTSLININSPMTFDDVMMGALEVYARNNQACIISPFIVGGAMAPVSVAGTLTQVLAEVLAGIAYSQLLKPGAPVIFGAFVASIDMNSGAPTFGTPEASHILYGAGQLARRLGLPFRSGGGLCGSKLPDAQAAYETSNTLNAALMGGVNFMLHSCGWLEGGLVSSFEKFVMDADQLGVLHHLARGVQIDEDAQALDAIREVGPGGHYLGCAHTQRNFKESFWRSEAFDYKPFETWEEEGAKDTMQLASTRVATLLNNYREPEMDIAVKQALEAFVVKRKSEMPDSFV; from the coding sequence ATGGCGGAACTCTCTACAGGTCGGCGTTCGCGAGGAGGCGGGGGAGCAGCCCGCCGCGCAGAGCGCACCTCCATCAAGATCGAGACTGCAAAATATATTGAACGCAATATCCCGAATTTCGACCTGTTGAGCGAAGAGGCTTTGGAAATTATTGAAGCCAATGCCGAGCTTATGCTGGAAGAGGTAGGGGTAAACTTTGTTAACAATCCTGCCGCCCTAGAGCGCTGGCGAGCGGCGGGGGCGAGCGTAGAAGAAGAGCGGGTGCGGATCCCGCGTGGTTTGGCAAAAAAACTATGCGCCACGGCTCCAAACCGGTTCACCCAACATGCTCGGAATTCTGAACGCAATGTTGAGATTGGCGGTAAGTCTTTGGTCTGCGCGCCAGTTTACGGGCCGCCTTTTGTGCGCGACTTAGAAGGTGGGCGCCGCTATGCAACGATTGATGACTTTAAGAAATTTGTAAAGCTTGGCTATATGTCCAAATGGTTGCATCACTCGGGGGGAACGCTGTGCGAGCCGACCGATATTCCCGTGAACAAACGCCATTTAGATATGCTTCTGGCGCATATGACGCTATCGGATAAACCGTTCATGGGGTCGGTCACCGAGCCCAGCCGCGCGCAAGATAGCGTGGATATGTGCAGCATCCTTTTTGGCGATGAGTTTGTGCAGAACAATACGGTGATGACATCCTTGATCAACATCAATTCTCCGATGACATTTGATGATGTAATGATGGGTGCGTTAGAGGTTTATGCGCGCAACAATCAAGCCTGCATTATTTCGCCCTTTATTGTTGGCGGCGCGATGGCACCGGTTTCGGTGGCGGGAACCTTGACGCAGGTCTTGGCTGAAGTCTTGGCGGGTATTGCGTATTCTCAGCTGCTTAAGCCCGGCGCTCCGGTGATTTTTGGCGCTTTTGTGGCCTCAATTGACATGAATTCTGGCGCTCCCACCTTTGGAACCCCAGAGGCCAGCCATATCCTTTACGGGGCAGGGCAATTGGCGCGACGCCTTGGCTTGCCTTTCCGCTCCGGCGGGGGGCTCTGCGGGTCTAAACTGCCCGATGCTCAAGCGGCTTATGAAACCTCAAATACGTTAAACGCGGCCTTGATGGGTGGGGTGAATTTTATGCTCCATTCCTGCGGCTGGTTAGAAGGGGGGCTGGTATCGTCTTTTGAGAAATTTGTAATGGATGCAGATCAATTGGGCGTGTTGCATCATTTGGCGCGGGGCGTGCAAATTGACGAAGACGCGCAAGCGTTAGACGCAATCCGGGAAGTGGGCCCTGGTGGTCATTACCTTGGATGCGCGCATACGCAGCGAAACTTTAAGGAATCTTTCTGGCGCAGCGAAGCCTTTGACTATAAGCCTTTCGAAACATGGGAAGAAGAAGGTGCCAAAGATACGATGCAGCTGGCCTCAACGCGTGTGGCGACCCTGTTGAACAATTACCGAGAACCCGAAATGGACATCGCGGTAAAGCAAGCTTTGGAGGCGTTTGTAGTGAAGCGTAAATCAGAAATGCCGGACAGTTTCGTTTAA
- a CDS encoding DUF6456 domain-containing protein, whose product MIANGTLHCVSAGRLSRYVLASNLQAQTECAEAPHAFQPRPNPALETEPVFKGSPETPLMTLARRRNKDGSYFLTRALVDAGNRFHDDFEIAQTVRPDGFTREDWLRCASGTVLSGGNERQQLLIERVAATLRDLGPELSDISLRCCCYLDGLELSEQSLGWSARSGKVVLRIALQRLKRYYESHIGVENGRIG is encoded by the coding sequence ATGATCGCAAACGGAACGCTGCATTGTGTTTCCGCAGGTCGCTTATCGCGTTATGTTTTAGCATCAAATCTGCAGGCTCAAACCGAATGCGCCGAAGCGCCTCATGCCTTTCAGCCGCGCCCCAATCCCGCGCTCGAAACAGAACCCGTTTTCAAAGGATCACCGGAAACTCCGTTGATGACGTTGGCTAGACGCCGCAATAAAGATGGTTCATATTTTTTAACGCGCGCATTGGTGGATGCAGGCAACCGGTTTCATGATGATTTTGAAATTGCACAGACCGTGCGCCCCGACGGTTTTACCCGTGAGGATTGGTTGCGCTGCGCATCCGGCACTGTGCTTTCAGGGGGCAATGAAAGGCAACAACTGCTGATTGAACGGGTGGCGGCCACCTTGCGCGACCTCGGGCCCGAATTATCAGACATTTCGCTACGCTGCTGTTGTTATCTAGACGGTCTTGAGCTGAGTGAGCAATCTTTAGGCTGGTCGGCGCGTTCGGGTAAAGTCGTCTTGCGCATCGCTTTGCAGCGGCTAAAGCGTTATTATGAAAGCCATATTGGCGTTGAGAATGGTCGCATAGGTTAA